In Natronomonas halophila, one DNA window encodes the following:
- a CDS encoding penicillin acylase family protein — MPDDTTRRAFLGALLGGGVGAAALSPAGGLLDSFAPLSGRTWESTRGEVPDTVASQYGEATVTYDDYHIPHVEADSEKAAYFAVGYAQAADRLFGMDLIRRLMDGRLSAAVGEQTVESDIFHAKMDFRGAAEASRDALAGTRVEAVTEAYADGVNAYIETGPEPLESTLAGYDIDEWTVGDSLLVGTQISWGLTGSFETLRRAVLRDRLDTADYRRLYEQPFDHDAPIIREGTSGEVQGVDGFPASPAAERVDASLVDWLAAHEPPAWWGSNHWAVGGDHTESGSPILAYDPHLTLMVPPVWYEQRITVANEDVDVRGAGFPGIPFVIVGENQHGAWGFTNTGADVVDHYTYETDGDQYRYDGEWRDFETETRTIEVSGGEDREIEVRKTVHGAFIDREIDGETRHVGVAWTGMSGTRESEAIYEFSKTEGVDDYREALQKMDVPTQNALYVDDEQIYYKVTGKIPIRRQDGEIIDGNRVFDGSAGEGEWDGFEPFGQSDWAGGEFIPFEEKPGVVDPDYIGTANQRIVDDPTYPIGFEYASGFRGMRVYERLDDRIESGEPVDSEFMASVQRDTLDIRARKLVPAILDVRDQIDDAADPWLDALAEWDYRMDRDSAAALVFHHFYEAFQGATWGDDFEELGLDDGWWPQEWVLTELPPDDDFFDGDRAAVIAEAMETAVENIDAEGWSVYGDYHRTTIDHQFSGQVPSLNYPRYPTDGSAFTLFNTRDGLSAGSSWRQISSVGEPSRSILPGGQSGSVFSEHYDDQLEMWADGEYKAMAFETPDSDDTIEFGGDGE, encoded by the coding sequence ATGCCAGACGACACCACGCGCCGCGCGTTTCTCGGCGCGCTACTGGGCGGGGGCGTCGGGGCGGCCGCGCTATCGCCGGCAGGTGGGTTGCTCGATTCCTTCGCTCCCCTGAGCGGTCGAACGTGGGAGAGCACGCGCGGGGAGGTACCCGATACCGTCGCCAGCCAGTACGGCGAGGCGACGGTCACCTACGACGACTACCACATCCCCCACGTCGAGGCCGACAGCGAGAAAGCGGCCTACTTCGCGGTGGGCTACGCACAGGCCGCCGACCGACTCTTCGGGATGGACCTGATTCGGCGCCTGATGGACGGCCGGCTCTCGGCCGCGGTGGGCGAACAGACCGTCGAATCCGATATCTTCCACGCGAAGATGGATTTCCGAGGCGCCGCCGAAGCCTCGCGGGACGCACTGGCGGGAACCCGCGTCGAGGCCGTGACCGAGGCCTACGCCGACGGCGTCAACGCCTACATCGAGACCGGGCCCGAACCGCTGGAGTCGACGCTGGCGGGCTACGACATCGACGAGTGGACCGTCGGCGATAGCCTGCTGGTGGGCACGCAGATATCGTGGGGGCTGACGGGCAGTTTCGAGACGCTCCGGCGGGCGGTCCTGCGCGACCGACTTGATACCGCCGACTACCGTCGCCTCTACGAGCAACCGTTCGACCACGACGCGCCCATCATCCGCGAGGGGACCAGCGGCGAGGTACAGGGCGTCGACGGCTTTCCGGCGAGTCCGGCCGCCGAGCGGGTCGACGCGTCGCTGGTCGACTGGCTGGCCGCCCACGAACCGCCGGCGTGGTGGGGGTCGAACCACTGGGCGGTCGGCGGCGACCACACCGAAAGCGGGTCGCCCATCCTCGCCTACGACCCCCATCTGACGCTCATGGTACCGCCCGTCTGGTACGAACAGCGGATTACGGTCGCAAACGAGGACGTCGACGTCCGGGGCGCTGGCTTCCCGGGCATCCCCTTCGTCATCGTCGGCGAGAACCAGCACGGAGCGTGGGGCTTCACCAACACCGGCGCCGACGTCGTCGACCACTACACCTACGAGACCGACGGCGACCAGTACCGCTACGACGGCGAGTGGCGCGACTTCGAGACCGAAACCCGGACCATCGAAGTATCGGGCGGCGAAGACCGCGAAATCGAGGTCCGCAAGACGGTCCACGGCGCCTTCATCGACCGCGAAATCGACGGCGAGACCCGGCACGTCGGTGTCGCCTGGACCGGCATGTCCGGCACCCGCGAATCCGAGGCCATCTACGAGTTCAGCAAGACGGAGGGCGTCGACGACTACCGCGAGGCCCTACAGAAAATGGACGTCCCGACCCAGAACGCCCTCTACGTCGACGACGAGCAGATTTACTACAAGGTGACTGGCAAGATTCCGATTCGCCGGCAGGACGGCGAGATCATCGACGGCAACCGCGTCTTCGACGGGTCGGCCGGTGAAGGCGAATGGGACGGCTTCGAGCCGTTCGGCCAGAGCGACTGGGCGGGTGGGGAGTTCATCCCCTTCGAGGAGAAACCCGGCGTGGTCGACCCCGATTACATCGGCACCGCCAACCAGCGCATCGTCGACGACCCGACGTATCCCATCGGCTTCGAGTACGCCTCCGGGTTCCGCGGAATGCGCGTCTACGAACGGCTCGACGACCGCATCGAAAGCGGCGAGCCAGTCGATAGCGAGTTCATGGCGTCGGTCCAGCGGGATACCCTCGATATCCGGGCGCGGAAACTGGTTCCCGCGATTCTCGACGTTCGCGACCAAATCGATGACGCTGCCGACCCGTGGCTCGATGCCCTCGCGGAGTGGGACTACCGCATGGACCGGGATTCGGCCGCCGCCCTCGTCTTCCATCACTTCTACGAGGCCTTCCAGGGGGCGACGTGGGGCGACGATTTCGAGGAACTGGGCCTCGACGACGGCTGGTGGCCACAGGAGTGGGTGCTCACCGAACTGCCGCCCGACGACGACTTCTTCGACGGCGACCGCGCGGCCGTCATCGCCGAGGCGATGGAAACCGCCGTCGAGAACATCGACGCCGAGGGCTGGTCGGTCTACGGCGACTACCACCGGACGACCATCGACCACCAGTTCAGCGGGCAGGTCCCGTCGCTGAACTACCCGCGCTATCCGACCGACGGCAGCGCATTCACCCTCTTTAACACTCGTGATGGCCTCTCGGCCGGTAGCAGTTGGCGACAGATTTCGTCGGTCGGCGAGCCTTCGCGGTCGATACTCCCCGGCGGCCAGAGCGGGTCGGTCTTCTCGGAACATTACGACGACCAACTCGAGATGTGGGCTGACGGCGAGTACAAGGCAATGGCTTTCGAGACGCCCGACAGCGACGATACCATCGAGTTCGGAGGTGACGGAGAATGA
- the mdh gene encoding malate dehydrogenase: protein MTKVSVIGAAGTVGAAAGYNLALRDIVDELVFVDIPDQRETTIGQAADTNHGIAYDSNTTVVQGDYEDTAGSDVVVITAGIPRQPGQTRIDLAGDNAPIMEDIGASLDEHNDDYVSITTSNPVDLLNRHLYESGDRDRHKVIGFGGRLDSARFRYVLSERFDVPVKNVDATILGEHGDAQVPAFSKVRVDGQDLSFSEDEKEEILGDLQESAMDVIERKGATQWGPATGVAHMVEAVLNDTGEVLPGSLVLDGEYGYEDTAFGVPVKLGANGIEEVVEWDLDDYEEELMDEAAEKLSDQYDKIS from the coding sequence ATGACAAAGGTTAGCGTCATCGGTGCGGCGGGGACCGTCGGTGCGGCTGCGGGGTACAACCTCGCGCTGCGCGATATCGTCGACGAACTCGTGTTCGTCGACATTCCGGACCAGCGGGAGACCACCATCGGGCAAGCCGCCGACACCAACCACGGCATCGCCTACGACTCCAACACGACCGTCGTGCAGGGCGACTACGAGGACACCGCCGGGTCGGACGTCGTCGTCATCACCGCGGGCATTCCGCGCCAGCCGGGCCAGACCCGCATCGACCTCGCGGGCGACAACGCGCCCATCATGGAGGACATCGGCGCCTCGCTCGACGAGCACAACGACGATTACGTCTCGATTACGACCTCGAACCCGGTCGACCTGCTGAACCGCCACCTCTACGAGTCGGGCGACCGCGACCGCCACAAGGTCATCGGCTTTGGCGGCCGCCTCGATTCGGCGCGGTTCCGCTACGTCCTCTCGGAACGCTTCGACGTGCCCGTCAAGAACGTCGACGCGACCATTCTCGGCGAGCACGGCGACGCACAGGTGCCCGCCTTCTCGAAGGTCCGCGTCGACGGTCAGGACCTCTCCTTTTCCGAGGACGAAAAGGAGGAGATTCTCGGCGACCTGCAGGAGTCCGCGATGGACGTCATCGAGCGCAAGGGCGCGACCCAGTGGGGCCCCGCGACGGGCGTCGCCCACATGGTCGAGGCCGTGCTCAACGACACCGGCGAGGTGCTGCCCGGGTCGCTCGTGCTGGACGGCGAATACGGCTACGAGGACACCGCCTTCGGCGTGCCGGTCAAACTCGGCGCGAACGGCATCGAAGAGGTCGTCGAGTGGGACCTCGACGACTACGAAGAGGAACTGATGGACGAGGCTGCCGAGAAACTCTCCGACCAGTACGACAAAATCTCCTAA
- a CDS encoding MaoC family dehydratase produces the protein MPEIDPGADLPDWDVDIDIEGTDDAPLAVGDSIRFAKTLSDDDIERFALASGDTNPLHLDDEVAGETRFGGRIAHGILTAGLISSAVARLPGTAVYLSQDLEFRAPVRPDDRVTAEIEVVEALGNDRYRFETTAETADDTVIRGEATVLIE, from the coding sequence ATGCCAGAAATCGACCCCGGCGCGGACCTGCCGGACTGGGACGTAGACATCGACATCGAGGGCACCGACGACGCCCCCCTTGCGGTCGGCGACAGCATCCGATTCGCGAAGACGCTCTCGGACGACGATATCGAGCGGTTCGCGCTCGCCTCCGGCGATACCAACCCACTGCACCTCGACGACGAGGTGGCCGGCGAAACCCGATTCGGCGGCCGCATCGCCCACGGCATCCTCACTGCGGGCCTCATCAGTTCCGCCGTCGCTCGCCTGCCGGGGACCGCCGTCTACCTCTCACAGGACCTGGAGTTCCGCGCGCCGGTTCGACCGGACGACCGCGTGACCGCCGAAATCGAGGTCGTCGAAGCCCTTGGCAACGACCGCTATCGCTTCGAGACGACCGCCGAAACCGCCGACGATACGGTCATCCGCGGCGAGGCGACCGTCCTGATTGAGTAG
- a CDS encoding ATP-dependent DNA helicase — MDVADVSGVPQWFADHLREEGIESLYPPQAEAVEAGVTEGDSLVASIPTASGKTLIAQLAMLSAVQRGGKALYIVPLRALASEKREEFSAFEEFGVEIGVSTGNYEDTGEWLAEKDIIVATSEKVDSLVRNGAPWIDDLDCVVSDEVHLVDDPQRGPTLEVTLAKLRRVNPNLQVVALSATVGNADEMAEWLDADLVDSDWRPIELKKGVHYGQALHFGDGSQQELRVKSSEKPTAAIVRDTLADEGSTLVFVNSRRNAEGAAKRLANTTRDHLEPEERERLAELAEELRGVSDTETSEDLADCVEKGAAFHHAGCASEHRSIVEDAFRERLIKCVCATPTLAAGVNTPSRRVVVRDWRRYSGEAGGMQPLSVLEVHQMMGRAGRPGRDPYGEALLLANSHDELDELLDRYVWADPEPVDSKLAREPSMRTHLLATVASGFADSREALLEFLDETLYATQYGQEDAELERIVDSTLEYLERNDFIEGVGRDAQRDERAAEPRADGDRIEATNLGHTVSRLYLDPMSAATVLDGLKDASDPTALGLYHLVSRTPDMYELYLRSGDREEYTMLAYERESEFCGEMPSEFEEGRFDDWLSALKTARMLEDWAGEVDEDEIAERYGVGPGDIRGKVDTAEWLLGAAESLASELGLETVPAVREARKRVQHGVGEELIDLAGVRGVGRKRARRLFDAGIETRADLREADKSVVLGALKGREKTAENVLEAAGHQNPEMDGVTPDAAATPDDADEEAADDGEGQASLGDF, encoded by the coding sequence ATGGACGTTGCCGACGTTTCCGGCGTGCCCCAGTGGTTCGCCGACCACCTCCGCGAGGAGGGCATCGAGTCGCTGTACCCGCCGCAGGCCGAAGCCGTCGAGGCGGGCGTCACCGAGGGCGACAGTCTCGTCGCCTCGATTCCGACCGCCAGCGGCAAGACCCTCATCGCCCAGTTGGCGATGCTGTCGGCCGTACAGCGCGGCGGCAAGGCGCTCTACATCGTACCCCTGCGCGCGCTCGCAAGCGAGAAGCGCGAGGAGTTCTCCGCCTTCGAGGAGTTCGGCGTCGAAATCGGCGTCTCGACCGGCAACTACGAGGACACCGGCGAATGGCTCGCCGAGAAGGACATCATCGTCGCCACCAGCGAGAAGGTCGACTCGCTGGTCCGGAACGGCGCGCCGTGGATCGACGACCTCGACTGTGTCGTCAGCGACGAGGTCCACCTCGTCGACGACCCCCAGCGCGGCCCGACGCTGGAGGTCACGCTGGCGAAACTCCGCCGCGTGAACCCGAACCTGCAGGTCGTCGCGCTGTCGGCGACGGTCGGCAACGCCGACGAAATGGCCGAGTGGCTCGATGCCGACCTCGTCGACTCGGACTGGCGCCCCATCGAACTCAAGAAGGGCGTCCACTACGGGCAGGCGCTACATTTCGGCGACGGCTCTCAGCAGGAACTCAGGGTCAAATCCAGCGAGAAGCCGACCGCCGCCATCGTCCGGGATACGCTCGCGGACGAAGGGTCGACGCTGGTGTTCGTCAACTCCCGCAGGAACGCCGAAGGTGCGGCGAAACGGCTGGCCAACACCACGCGCGACCACCTCGAACCCGAGGAACGGGAACGGCTCGCCGAGTTGGCCGAGGAGTTGCGCGGCGTCTCCGACACCGAGACGAGCGAGGACCTCGCCGACTGCGTCGAGAAGGGCGCCGCCTTCCACCACGCCGGCTGCGCTTCCGAACACCGCTCCATCGTCGAGGACGCCTTCCGCGAACGCCTCATCAAGTGCGTCTGTGCGACGCCGACGCTGGCGGCCGGGGTGAACACACCCTCCCGCCGCGTCGTCGTCCGCGACTGGCGGCGGTATTCCGGGGAAGCCGGCGGCATGCAACCCCTCTCGGTGCTGGAGGTTCACCAGATGATGGGTCGCGCCGGCCGCCCGGGTCGGGACCCCTACGGTGAGGCGCTGCTGCTCGCGAACAGCCACGACGAACTCGACGAACTGCTGGACCGCTACGTCTGGGCGGACCCGGAACCGGTCGACTCGAAACTGGCCCGGGAGCCGTCGATGCGGACCCACCTGCTGGCGACCGTCGCCAGCGGCTTCGCCGACTCGCGGGAGGCCCTGCTGGAATTCCTCGACGAGACGCTGTATGCCACCCAGTACGGACAGGAGGACGCCGAACTGGAGCGTATCGTCGACTCGACGCTGGAGTATCTGGAGCGGAACGACTTCATCGAGGGCGTTGGGCGGGACGCCCAACGGGATGAGCGAGCGGCGGAGCCGCGAGCGGACGGCGACCGCATCGAGGCGACCAACCTCGGCCACACCGTCTCACGGCTCTATCTGGACCCGATGAGCGCTGCGACGGTTCTCGACGGTCTGAAGGACGCCTCGGACCCGACGGCGCTCGGCCTCTATCACCTCGTCTCCCGAACCCCGGACATGTACGAACTCTACCTCCGGTCGGGCGACCGCGAGGAGTACACGATGCTGGCCTACGAACGGGAATCGGAGTTCTGCGGCGAGATGCCCAGCGAGTTCGAGGAGGGCCGCTTCGACGACTGGCTGTCGGCGCTCAAGACCGCCCGAATGCTCGAAGACTGGGCCGGCGAGGTCGACGAGGACGAAATCGCCGAACGCTACGGCGTCGGGCCGGGCGACATCCGCGGGAAGGTCGACACCGCCGAATGGCTGCTCGGCGCCGCCGAATCGCTGGCGAGCGAACTCGGCCTCGAAACGGTGCCGGCCGTCCGAGAGGCCCGCAAGCGCGTCCAGCACGGCGTCGGCGAGGAACTCATCGACCTCGCGGGGGTTCGCGGCGTCGGCCGCAAGCGCGCCCGTCGGCTCTTCGATGCCGGCATCGAGACACGGGCGGACCTCCGGGAAGCCGACAAGTCGGTCGTTCTCGGGGCGCTGAAAGGCCGCGAGAAGACCGCCGAGAACGTGCTGGAAGCGGCCGGCCACCAGAATCCAGAGATGGACGGCGTGACGCCGGACGCGGCAGCGACGCCCGACGACGCCGACGAGGAAGCGGCCGACGATGGCGAGGGGCAGGCAAGTCTGGGTGATTTCTGA
- a CDS encoding MFS transporter produces MTARGLRRLWTDPETRRWLAFFALAATYALVSVYRLSTAVLADELTRAFDVTGTQLGTLHASFFYVYAAMQLPAGVFADRLGARRTVTGGTLVMSLGGIVFAAADSYALAFAGRALVGFGGSVLFIAILRFCANWFRPTEFARMSGFTLAVSGFGGVLATTPLALAVSAFGWRPTLTGMAAVGVGLATTAYLVARDTPSDAGFEPMAGPEPPGAPSLRAIVSNARTVLAERETWLCGAILFAGTGVNITVVGLWGIPYLVQTYGLSVTAASTYTLLGSAGLLVGPPTVGAVSDRLAGAADGTASTAARTRLIVIGMAIYTAAFATLAITGAPPRIVVAAVFFASGALAGAYALTYAVVKERHEAAASGVSTGTINTMAFTGAAILPTLMGYALDAYWTGETIGGARVYSEFGYQVAFGLAATVASLALLSSILLHRRTVARA; encoded by the coding sequence GTGACAGCACGCGGACTTCGCCGGCTGTGGACCGACCCCGAGACCCGCCGTTGGCTCGCCTTCTTCGCGCTTGCGGCGACCTACGCGCTGGTATCGGTCTACCGGCTCTCGACGGCCGTCCTCGCGGACGAACTCACCCGCGCCTTCGACGTGACGGGCACACAGCTCGGCACGCTCCATGCCTCCTTCTTCTACGTCTACGCGGCGATGCAACTCCCGGCGGGGGTCTTCGCGGACCGCCTCGGCGCGCGCCGGACGGTCACCGGCGGCACCCTCGTCATGAGCCTCGGCGGTATCGTCTTCGCTGCCGCCGACAGTTACGCGCTGGCCTTCGCCGGGCGCGCGCTCGTCGGGTTCGGCGGGAGCGTCCTCTTCATCGCCATCCTCCGCTTCTGTGCCAACTGGTTCCGCCCGACCGAGTTCGCCCGCATGAGCGGCTTCACCCTCGCGGTCTCGGGCTTCGGTGGCGTATTGGCGACGACGCCGCTGGCGCTCGCGGTCTCCGCGTTCGGCTGGCGGCCGACCCTGACCGGGATGGCCGCCGTCGGCGTCGGCCTCGCGACGACGGCCTACCTCGTCGCCCGGGATACGCCATCCGACGCCGGGTTCGAGCCGATGGCCGGCCCCGAACCGCCCGGCGCACCCTCGCTGCGGGCCATCGTCTCGAACGCTCGAACGGTGCTCGCCGAGCGCGAAACGTGGCTCTGCGGGGCCATCCTCTTCGCCGGCACCGGCGTCAACATCACCGTCGTCGGCCTGTGGGGCATCCCCTATCTCGTCCAGACGTACGGGCTTTCGGTGACGGCGGCCTCGACGTACACGCTACTCGGCAGCGCCGGCCTGCTGGTCGGCCCGCCGACGGTCGGCGCCGTTTCGGACCGTCTCGCGGGCGCTGCCGACGGCACCGCGAGCACGGCCGCCCGAACGCGGCTCATCGTCATCGGGATGGCCATCTACACCGCAGCCTTCGCCACCCTCGCGATTACCGGCGCACCGCCCCGAATCGTCGTCGCGGCCGTCTTCTTCGCTTCGGGCGCCCTCGCCGGCGCGTACGCGCTGACCTACGCCGTCGTCAAGGAGCGCCACGAGGCCGCGGCCTCCGGCGTCTCGACGGGGACCATCAACACGATGGCCTTCACCGGCGCGGCCATCCTCCCGACACTGATGGGCTATGCGCTGGACGCCTACTGGACCGGCGAGACCATCGGCGGCGCCCGCGTCTACTCGGAGTTCGGCTATCAGGTGGCCTTCGGCCTCGCGGCAACCGTGGCATCGCTCGCGTTGCTGTCGTCGATTCTGCTGCATCGCAGAACGGTCGCACGCGCCTGA
- a CDS encoding PQQ-binding-like beta-propeller repeat protein: MSKTATRLSLGEVDPCGSRQAGRRSGLALTDEGPVVGLDDGSIRAFDSKGRERWHLDGEGSAITHVPFADGVLVGERSARGAIRFISNGEERWRHDAADVIGDPSKETRFFLPMVVNAAVAGDTAYVAARRYERQDGGRHFESAIYALAPDGSVRWRYDADASPISLDSFDDGVAVAYNRCPGSHDDGLVVLDGNGSERWTWDPEGDSEDMLRRVGDVSAADGSLFITSHADYRGYRLTDGAVDWRVDLGTPLSEGDEVYAYPNHVYATESGVCFQTGNSFPEEGRETDERHPNEQSAFGYTLDGEWRWRADIGGFSHEIATDGDRLLVPVAQHFRDRDPSVHGWHALDVADGRVESGDYEGVVTAAAIEGDRRVLIEEPVRYHDGETVLGKYALRRP; encoded by the coding sequence ATGAGTAAGACCGCGACCCGACTCTCGCTGGGCGAGGTCGACCCCTGTGGCTCCCGGCAAGCAGGCCGTCGCTCGGGGCTCGCATTGACCGACGAGGGACCGGTCGTCGGCCTCGACGACGGGTCAATCCGCGCGTTCGATTCAAAAGGGCGCGAGCGCTGGCACCTCGACGGCGAGGGCAGCGCCATCACGCACGTCCCTTTCGCCGATGGCGTGCTGGTCGGTGAACGCTCCGCGCGCGGTGCAATTCGGTTTATAAGCAACGGCGAGGAGCGGTGGCGACACGACGCCGCCGACGTCATCGGCGACCCGAGCAAGGAGACGCGCTTTTTTCTCCCGATGGTCGTCAACGCCGCGGTTGCGGGCGATACCGCCTACGTTGCCGCCCGACGCTACGAGCGGCAAGATGGTGGTCGGCACTTCGAGAGCGCAATCTACGCGCTCGCACCCGACGGAAGTGTCCGCTGGCGCTATGACGCCGATGCTTCGCCCATCTCCCTAGATTCCTTCGACGACGGCGTCGCCGTCGCCTACAACCGCTGTCCCGGCTCCCACGACGATGGCCTCGTTGTCCTCGATGGCAACGGTTCGGAACGCTGGACGTGGGACCCCGAAGGCGACAGCGAGGATATGCTCCGTCGCGTCGGTGACGTTTCGGCGGCCGACGGGAGCCTCTTCATCACGAGTCACGCCGACTACCGCGGCTACCGACTTACAGACGGCGCCGTCGACTGGCGTGTCGACCTCGGGACCCCGCTCTCGGAGGGCGACGAGGTCTACGCTTACCCGAACCACGTCTATGCAACCGAATCGGGCGTCTGCTTCCAGACCGGTAACAGTTTCCCCGAGGAGGGCCGCGAAACCGACGAGCGACACCCGAACGAGCAGTCGGCTTTCGGCTACACGCTCGACGGCGAATGGCGCTGGCGAGCCGATATCGGTGGTTTCTCTCACGAGATCGCGACGGACGGCGACCGGTTGTTGGTCCCGGTCGCCCAGCATTTCCGTGACCGTGACCCGTCGGTCCACGGCTGGCACGCGCTTGACGTGGCCGATGGCCGCGTCGAGTCAGGAGACTACGAGGGCGTCGTCACCGCGGCCGCCATCGAGGGCGACCGGCGCGTACTCATCGAGGAACCAGTCCGGTATCACGACGGCGAGACCGTGCTTGGTAAATACGCCCTGCGGCGCCCCTGA
- a CDS encoding DUF5789 family protein, whose product MTDEGDPQRTAREGQRERAEIVENILREVNPHLDEESYPVRREELSARYGETTVELPNETEALGDVFDRLTDQEFDTPREAKEAVIGEVTGKAINPGEFNLERDLEPDEAGNLGSTEDRLAAGEESPVGTEPRNDPEAIPEETEEAPEGVYEGAESVEDVDREDESEATEDITDERP is encoded by the coding sequence ATGACCGACGAGGGTGACCCACAGCGAACGGCGCGTGAAGGACAGCGCGAGCGCGCGGAAATCGTCGAGAACATCCTGCGAGAGGTGAATCCGCACCTCGACGAGGAGTCCTATCCGGTCCGCCGGGAGGAACTGTCGGCCCGTTACGGCGAGACGACCGTCGAACTGCCCAACGAAACGGAGGCGCTGGGCGACGTCTTCGACCGGTTGACAGACCAGGAGTTCGACACCCCGCGGGAGGCCAAGGAAGCCGTCATCGGCGAGGTGACGGGCAAGGCCATCAACCCCGGCGAGTTCAACCTCGAACGCGACCTCGAACCGGATGAGGCAGGCAACCTCGGGTCCACGGAGGACCGACTGGCGGCCGGCGAGGAGTCACCGGTCGGGACCGAACCCCGAAACGACCCGGAGGCGATTCCGGAGGAAACCGAGGAAGCGCCGGAAGGCGTCTACGAGGGCGCCGAATCGGTCGAGGACGTCGACCGCGAGGACGAATCGGAGGCGACCGAGGACATCACCGACGAGCGTCCGTGA
- a CDS encoding DUF3209 family protein, giving the protein MTCHEIEALRLGLMNSLGLSDDAAKKHARDELGENPEPHIEALAEAETLADCKRHLDTALVELEEEVAAADPEAADYDYLRGRLVAVRDAEATLDRLLSQGEAFLDDLGEAHHTLHEVFPADE; this is encoded by the coding sequence ATGACCTGCCACGAAATCGAAGCGCTCCGACTCGGCCTGATGAACAGCCTCGGCCTCAGCGACGATGCCGCGAAGAAACACGCCCGCGATGAGTTGGGCGAAAATCCCGAACCGCACATCGAGGCCCTCGCCGAAGCCGAGACGCTCGCGGACTGCAAGCGACACCTCGACACCGCGCTCGTCGAACTCGAAGAGGAGGTCGCGGCGGCCGACCCGGAGGCCGCCGACTACGACTATCTCCGGGGCCGCCTCGTCGCGGTTCGGGATGCCGAGGCCACCCTCGACCGCCTGCTCTCGCAGGGCGAGGCGTTCCTCGATGACCTCGGCGAGGCCCACCACACGCTCCACGAGGTCTTCCCCGCGGATGAGTAA
- the cgi121 gene encoding KEOPS complex subunit Cgi121 gives MELVEGTVEIGDEAFPDIETLVATLDGIGEQYGVTVQAFDSRYIVSSRHLERAVELADRERERGEGIARDRGVEIMLYAAGRRQIQRALELGIGEGETEAVVLVDGDGDEDAAAAAVEDLLDSTATLGDYDEAAVREFYDIGAAELEATEQDIGALVRERVALLVVER, from the coding sequence ATGGAACTGGTCGAAGGCACCGTCGAAATCGGCGACGAAGCGTTTCCCGACATCGAGACGCTCGTCGCGACACTGGACGGAATCGGGGAGCAGTACGGCGTGACTGTGCAGGCGTTCGATTCGCGGTATATCGTCTCCAGTCGGCATCTGGAGCGGGCAGTCGAGTTGGCCGACCGCGAACGCGAGCGCGGCGAGGGCATCGCCCGCGACCGAGGCGTCGAAATCATGCTGTATGCGGCCGGGCGACGGCAGATTCAGCGCGCGCTGGAGCTCGGCATCGGCGAGGGCGAAACCGAGGCCGTGGTGCTGGTCGATGGCGACGGCGACGAGGACGCCGCGGCGGCGGCCGTCGAGGACCTGCTCGACTCGACGGCGACGCTCGGCGACTATGACGAAGCGGCCGTCCGGGAGTTCTACGATATCGGCGCCGCGGAACTGGAGGCGACCGAGCAGGATATCGGAGCGCTGGTCCGCGAACGGGTCGCGCTGTTGGTCGTCGAACGGTAG
- a CDS encoding ferredoxin produces the protein MRVRYDRDTCIGMFQCVAEWDAFTEDEDAGKAVLEDSEEVEDGIFEREVPEDAELDAKFAARACPVDAIEIYEDGEQVV, from the coding sequence ATGCGAGTTCGCTACGACCGGGATACCTGTATCGGGATGTTCCAGTGTGTCGCCGAATGGGACGCCTTCACGGAAGACGAGGACGCGGGCAAGGCCGTCCTCGAGGACAGCGAGGAAGTCGAGGACGGCATCTTCGAACGGGAGGTCCCGGAGGACGCCGAACTCGACGCCAAGTTCGCCGCCCGTGCGTGTCCCGTCGATGCCATCGAAATCTACGAGGACGGCGAACAGGTCGTCTGA